The proteins below are encoded in one region of Fusobacterium massiliense:
- the rplS gene encoding 50S ribosomal protein L19, translated as MKEKLIELVEKEYLRSDIPQFKAGDTIGVYYKVKEGNKERVQLFEGVVIRVNGRGVAKTFTVRKVTAGIGVERIIPVNSPNIDRIEVLKVGRVRRSKLYYLRGLSAKKARIKEIVK; from the coding sequence ATAAAAGAAAAATTAATTGAGTTAGTTGAAAAAGAATATCTAAGAAGTGATATTCCACAATTCAAAGCTGGGGACACTATTGGAGTGTACTACAAAGTAAAAGAAGGAAACAAAGAAAGAGTTCAATTATTTGAAGGAGTTGTAATCAGAGTAAATGGTCGAGGAGTTGCAAAAACTTTCACTGTAAGAAAAGTTACAGCAGGAATTGGAGTAGAAAGAATAATCCCTGTTAATTCTCCAAATATTGACAGAATCGAAGTTCTAAAAGTTGGTAGAGTAAGAAGATCTAAACTTTACTACTTAAGAGGATTATCTGCTAAGAAAGCAAGAATCAAAGAAATAGTAAAA